One stretch of Tenacibaculum sp. MAR_2010_89 DNA includes these proteins:
- a CDS encoding response regulator transcription factor: MITIAMAEDHQMLIDGVKSFFEYDDEISIIGAVNNGEDLVKLVSLKQPKLVITDIRMPRMDGIEATKIIKSKFPHIRVLAMTMFDQPKAIKQMLDAGATGYLLKNSGIKMLLKAIVAVANGETFFDPNVAFNFMNNYIDKNVIIGKTEKVILSNREKEILQLIATGKTSKEIADVLFIAKTTVDTHRKNMIRKLNLSNGNELIKYAIDKKYQF, translated from the coding sequence ATGATTACTATAGCCATGGCAGAAGACCATCAAATGTTAATTGATGGTGTAAAATCTTTTTTTGAGTACGATGATGAAATTTCTATTATAGGCGCTGTAAATAATGGCGAAGATTTAGTAAAACTAGTTTCTTTAAAACAACCTAAATTAGTAATCACGGATATTAGAATGCCTCGTATGGATGGTATAGAAGCAACTAAAATTATAAAATCTAAATTTCCTCATATACGCGTATTAGCCATGACTATGTTTGATCAGCCAAAAGCTATAAAACAAATGTTAGATGCTGGTGCTACCGGTTACTTATTAAAAAATTCTGGTATTAAAATGCTTTTAAAAGCAATTGTAGCCGTTGCAAATGGTGAAACTTTTTTTGATCCTAATGTAGCTTTTAATTTTATGAACAATTACATCGATAAAAATGTAATTATAGGTAAAACAGAAAAAGTGATACTCTCTAACAGAGAAAAAGAAATTTTACAGCTAATTGCAACCGGAAAAACTTCAAAAGAAATAGCTGATGTTCTATTTATTGCTAAAACTACTGTAGACACACATAGGAAAAATATGATCCGTAAACTAAATTTATCTAATGGAAATGAATTAATAAAATACGCCATTGATAAAAAGTATCAATTTTAA
- a CDS encoding cupin domain-containing protein translates to MSKKYTIQTSPFVVPTTDGKLIEEHFGNATDKNSEVSIAHMVAPAGWSEPFQTPKFEEYTYVIKGKKQFNIDGDIVVLKAGQSIKIEKNVRVQYSNPFDSECEYLAICLPAFSMNLVNREKE, encoded by the coding sequence ATGAGTAAAAAATATACAATTCAAACAAGTCCTTTTGTAGTGCCAACTACAGATGGTAAATTAATAGAAGAGCACTTTGGGAATGCTACTGATAAAAACTCTGAAGTAAGCATTGCACATATGGTGGCACCAGCTGGTTGGAGTGAACCTTTTCAAACCCCAAAATTTGAAGAGTATACCTATGTGATTAAAGGGAAAAAACAATTTAATATTGATGGAGATATAGTTGTTCTTAAAGCTGGTCAATCTATAAAGATTGAGAAAAATGTTCGTGTTCAATATTCAAATCCTTTTGATAGTGAATGTGAGTACTTAGCTATTTGTTTACCTGCATTTTCTATGAATTTGGTTAATAGAGAAAAAGAGTAA
- a CDS encoding helicase HerA-like domain-containing protein produces MSKTEEFYKYINDGYKSKGDFITLGAGMLGEETVTNALVNIPLKMLNRHGLIAGATGTGKTKTLQVLAENMSEKGIPVLLMDVKGDLSGLAQASPGHPKIDERHEKIGIPFDAQKFPIEILTISEQKGVKLRATISEFGPVLLSRILDLTETQSGIVAIIFKYCDDNQLPLLDLKDFKKILQYVTNEGKEEIKEEYGRISTASTGAILRKVIEIEQQGGDLFFGEKSFEVDDLTRIDENGKGVISVLRLTDIQDKPKLFSTFMLQLLAEVYETFPEQGDSGQPELVIFIDEAHLVFDEASKALLSQIESIIKLIRSKGIGLYFVTQNPKDVPEDVLAQLGMKIQHALRAFTAKDRKAIKLAAENYPDSEYYDTKEVLTQLGIGEALVSVLNEKGIPTPLARTMLRAPMSRMDILTEKEIDEVIDSSKLISKYNKTVDRESAYELLNEKIKRINKEKTEEDDYKEREKTRRKSSSRSRSTRMNPIIKVLTSATFIRSVFGILKKVM; encoded by the coding sequence ATGAGTAAAACAGAAGAATTTTATAAGTATATAAATGACGGTTATAAGAGCAAAGGAGATTTTATCACCTTGGGAGCTGGAATGTTAGGAGAAGAAACAGTAACGAATGCATTGGTTAACATTCCTTTGAAAATGTTAAATCGCCATGGATTAATTGCTGGTGCTACAGGTACAGGAAAAACCAAAACATTGCAAGTTTTGGCTGAAAATATGTCAGAAAAAGGAATTCCTGTATTATTGATGGATGTAAAAGGAGATTTAAGTGGATTGGCTCAAGCTAGTCCTGGACATCCAAAAATAGATGAACGCCATGAAAAAATTGGTATTCCATTTGATGCACAAAAATTCCCAATTGAAATTTTAACAATTTCAGAGCAAAAAGGAGTTAAATTGCGTGCTACGATCTCTGAATTTGGCCCCGTTTTACTTTCTAGAATTTTAGACTTAACAGAAACTCAGTCTGGTATTGTTGCCATTATTTTTAAATATTGTGATGACAACCAGTTACCGTTATTAGATTTAAAAGACTTTAAAAAAATTCTTCAATATGTAACAAATGAAGGAAAAGAAGAGATTAAAGAAGAGTATGGTAGAATTTCAACAGCAAGTACTGGAGCAATTTTACGTAAAGTTATTGAAATAGAGCAGCAGGGTGGAGATTTGTTTTTCGGAGAAAAATCATTTGAAGTTGATGATTTAACTCGTATTGATGAAAATGGAAAAGGTGTAATTTCTGTATTGCGTTTAACAGATATTCAAGATAAGCCAAAACTATTTTCAACATTTATGTTACAGTTGTTGGCTGAGGTTTATGAAACATTTCCAGAGCAAGGAGATAGTGGTCAGCCTGAGTTAGTTATTTTTATAGATGAAGCTCATCTAGTATTTGATGAAGCTTCAAAGGCTTTATTAAGTCAAATTGAAAGTATTATAAAGTTAATTCGATCAAAAGGAATTGGATTATATTTTGTAACACAAAATCCAAAAGATGTTCCTGAAGATGTTTTAGCGCAGTTAGGTATGAAAATACAGCATGCTTTGCGTGCTTTTACAGCTAAAGATAGAAAAGCTATTAAATTAGCAGCAGAGAATTACCCAGATTCTGAATATTATGATACGAAAGAAGTGCTAACTCAATTAGGAATTGGTGAGGCCTTAGTATCTGTATTAAATGAAAAAGGGATTCCTACACCATTGGCTAGAACTATGTTACGAGCACCAATGAGCAGAATGGATATATTAACTGAAAAAGAAATTGATGAAGTTATAGATAGCTCTAAATTAATTTCTAAATACAATAAAACTGTAGATAGAGAAAGTGCTTATGAGTTATTAAATGAAAAAATTAAAAGAATAAATAAAGAAAAAACAGAAGAAGACGATTATAAGGAAAGAGAGAAAACAAGAAGAAAGTCATCTTCTAGAAGTAGAAGTACACGTATGAATCCTATTATTAAAGTACTAACAAGTGCAACGTTTATTAGGAGTGTATTTGGAATATTAAAAAAAGTAATGTAG
- a CDS encoding 7-carboxy-7-deazaguanine synthase QueE yields MLKKEIQELIDKGEMLPLMEEFYTIQGEGAHTGTAAYFIRIGGCDVGCHWCDVKESWDANLHPPTHTDTIVENTSKYAKTVVITGGEPLMWSLDYITNQLQEKGIKTHIETSGAYDFSGTWDWFCLSPKKNKLPLKRSYEEANELKMIIHNKNDFQFAEEQAKKVGEKCNLFLQPEWSKKEKMTPLIIDYVMNNPKWRISLQTHKYLNIP; encoded by the coding sequence ATGTTGAAAAAAGAGATTCAAGAGTTGATCGATAAAGGTGAAATGCTTCCACTAATGGAAGAGTTTTACACCATTCAAGGAGAGGGGGCGCATACAGGTACTGCAGCTTATTTTATTCGTATTGGAGGTTGTGATGTTGGTTGTCATTGGTGTGACGTTAAAGAAAGTTGGGATGCTAATTTACACCCTCCTACTCATACAGATACAATAGTTGAAAATACTAGTAAGTATGCAAAAACTGTTGTTATTACAGGTGGTGAACCTTTAATGTGGAGTTTAGACTATATAACTAATCAGCTTCAAGAAAAAGGTATTAAAACACATATTGAAACTTCTGGTGCTTATGATTTTTCTGGAACTTGGGATTGGTTTTGCTTGTCTCCAAAGAAAAACAAACTACCTTTAAAACGTTCATATGAAGAAGCAAATGAATTAAAAATGATCATTCATAATAAAAATGATTTTCAATTTGCTGAAGAACAAGCTAAAAAAGTTGGAGAAAAATGTAATCTTTTTTTACAACCAGAGTGGAGTAAAAAAGAAAAAATGACTCCTTTAATTATCGATTATGTAATGAATAACCCTAAATGGCGTATTTCTTTACAAACTCATAAGTACTTGAACATACCGTAA
- a CDS encoding carboxypeptidase-like regulatory domain-containing protein: protein MKNQFTLGINKPCSEDFNQFTPTNSGGFCGSCEKNVIDFTKMNSKEIISYFKNNDSKKTCGRFKKHQLKTYSETTYLHKKQSLIGGLALTIISLFIPNTANAQKCKQPTEIIIQKNKKLKLKPQNNEVTIKGFVKDESGPLPGVSVLLKGTTIGTETDFDGNFEFPKQLKKGDILIFSFVGMKTEEVIITDKNFTSKKKIDVTIKSEACILMGEVAIKKTYSSKRK, encoded by the coding sequence ATGAAAAATCAATTTACATTAGGAATTAACAAGCCTTGCTCTGAAGACTTTAATCAATTTACACCTACTAATTCTGGAGGGTTTTGTGGTTCTTGTGAAAAAAACGTTATCGATTTTACCAAAATGAATTCCAAAGAAATCATTAGCTACTTTAAAAATAATGATTCTAAAAAAACTTGTGGAAGATTTAAAAAACATCAATTAAAAACATATTCTGAGACTACATATTTACATAAAAAACAAAGTTTAATTGGAGGGCTAGCTCTAACAATTATATCATTATTTATTCCAAATACGGCAAACGCTCAAAAATGTAAACAGCCAACAGAAATAATAATTCAAAAAAACAAAAAACTTAAACTTAAACCACAAAATAATGAAGTTACTATAAAAGGGTTTGTTAAAGATGAGTCAGGCCCATTACCTGGTGTTAGTGTTCTTTTAAAAGGTACAACAATAGGCACAGAAACAGATTTTGATGGTAATTTTGAGTTTCCTAAACAACTAAAAAAAGGAGATATTTTAATTTTTAGTTTCGTAGGAATGAAAACAGAAGAAGTTATTATTACTGATAAAAACTTTACTTCAAAGAAAAAAATTGATGTTACTATTAAAAGTGAAGCATGTATATTAATGGGAGAAGTTGCTATAAAGAAAACTTATTCATCAAAAAGGAAATAA
- a CDS encoding transglutaminase domain-containing protein, producing MKKILLFIFLNLTYFANSQVSDFKNINFKKVENIVKTYKYERLNNLPQLSFKLTSKLNGDVEKFRAIYLWVTSNIKGDYTLSRKIIRKRKRLKNDSIALYNWNKSITSKVFKTLREKQKTICTGYAYLIKELASLSNIECKIINGYNRTSTSNVNSFELINHSWNAVKLNNKWYLCDPSLSSGYTNEFYTFIFDYNDGYFLTEPSLFSKNHYPQNKKWLLGSNISKQDFITSPLIYDDAFKYKITPITPSKMNIEIKKGEEITFKFKALKKITTKNIALVSYIGVNEKHHKIYNLRNVDNIITFKFKVNKKRNYDLHLKIDNDVVMTYTMKLVR from the coding sequence ATGAAGAAAATTTTGCTCTTTATTTTTCTAAACTTAACTTATTTTGCAAACTCCCAAGTTTCTGATTTTAAAAACATCAACTTTAAAAAGGTTGAAAATATTGTTAAAACATACAAATACGAAAGATTAAATAATTTACCTCAACTATCTTTTAAACTTACTTCTAAATTAAATGGTGATGTAGAAAAGTTTAGAGCTATTTACCTTTGGGTTACATCAAACATTAAAGGTGACTATACCCTTTCTCGTAAAATAATAAGGAAAAGAAAACGACTCAAAAACGATAGTATCGCTCTTTACAATTGGAATAAATCCATAACATCAAAAGTTTTTAAAACACTACGAGAAAAACAAAAAACAATATGTACTGGGTATGCTTATTTAATTAAAGAACTTGCTTCACTTTCCAATATAGAATGTAAAATTATTAATGGCTATAATAGAACATCAACATCTAATGTTAATTCTTTTGAGCTTATAAATCATTCATGGAACGCAGTAAAATTAAATAACAAATGGTATTTATGTGACCCTTCTTTATCTAGTGGTTATACAAATGAATTTTATACATTCATATTTGATTATAATGATGGATATTTTTTAACTGAGCCTTCTTTGTTTTCTAAAAATCATTATCCTCAAAATAAAAAATGGCTATTGGGCTCGAATATTTCAAAACAGGATTTTATTACTTCTCCTCTTATTTATGATGACGCTTTTAAGTATAAAATAACTCCTATTACTCCTTCAAAAATGAATATTGAAATAAAGAAAGGAGAAGAGATAACTTTTAAATTTAAAGCATTGAAAAAAATTACTACAAAAAATATAGCATTAGTATCATATATTGGAGTAAATGAAAAACATCATAAAATTTATAATCTTAGAAATGTAGATAACATTATTACTTTTAAGTTTAAAGTCAATAAAAAAAGGAATTATGATCTTCACTTAAAAATTGATAATGACGTAGTCATGACATACACAATGAAGCTAGTTCGCTAA
- a CDS encoding DUF885 family protein: MKNIFVSVITATLLFSSCKQEKKETTNLVTKTQKVNTDFDNLLKEYNERKLRLFPISATQAGDVRYNDKFPNSLLTEYTYKTESFYDYFKSKLESYKNSDLSESQQMSKAVLAWDCDIALAQNSFKNDLLMPINQMWTINLTIGQFASGSSSQPFKTVVDYKNWLLRLDSYNNWLKSAKERMQEGIKEGYILPKSLIKKVIPQFKVLANTTLKDHLFYTPIKNFPSKFSNEEKEELSKKYTNILNEKLIPSFKSLYNFLKTDYLKAGRKDSGIDGVPQGKEYYQHAIKKYTTTTMTADEIHNLGLNEVGRILSEMEKVKEQVGFKGSLKDFFNYVRENKELMPYTTPKQIIDNFNAIHEKMKPQLEKLFGNKPKTGFIVKQTEKFREASASAEYNSGSLDGTRPGVFYTPIPDATKYNVFSDEALFLHEAIPGHHYQISLTQENKNLPDFRKTLWYSAYGEGWALYTENLGKELGLYTDPYQYFGMLGMEMHRAIRLVVDTGMHAKGWSREKAIEYSLNNEAESEASIISEIERYMANPGQALSYKIGQLKIRELRAKAKKVLGDKFDIREFHNQILETGCIPLALLENKINKWITSLK, translated from the coding sequence ATGAAAAATATATTTGTATCAGTAATTACTGCTACGCTACTTTTTTCTTCTTGTAAACAAGAAAAAAAAGAAACCACAAATTTAGTTACTAAAACTCAAAAAGTAAATACTGATTTTGACAACTTGTTAAAGGAGTACAATGAACGAAAACTACGTTTGTTTCCTATAAGTGCTACACAAGCTGGAGATGTAAGATATAATGATAAGTTCCCTAATAGTTTATTAACGGAATATACTTACAAAACTGAATCTTTTTATGACTATTTTAAAAGTAAACTTGAATCTTATAAAAATAGTGATTTATCAGAAAGTCAACAAATGAGTAAAGCTGTACTTGCATGGGATTGTGATATTGCTCTTGCTCAAAATAGCTTTAAAAACGATTTATTGATGCCTATTAATCAAATGTGGACTATTAATCTTACCATCGGACAATTTGCAAGTGGAAGTAGTTCACAGCCATTTAAAACAGTGGTAGATTATAAAAATTGGTTACTTAGGTTAGATAGCTATAATAATTGGTTAAAATCTGCTAAAGAAAGAATGCAAGAAGGAATTAAAGAAGGTTATATTTTACCAAAATCTTTAATAAAAAAAGTAATTCCTCAATTTAAAGTATTAGCAAATACTACCCTAAAAGATCATTTATTTTATACTCCTATTAAAAACTTTCCTTCTAAATTCTCAAATGAAGAGAAAGAAGAGTTATCAAAAAAGTATACTAACATCTTAAATGAAAAATTAATACCTTCTTTTAAAAGTTTATATAATTTCTTAAAAACAGATTATTTAAAAGCAGGAAGAAAGGATAGTGGTATTGATGGAGTTCCTCAAGGGAAGGAATATTATCAACATGCTATTAAAAAGTACACCACAACTACTATGACTGCTGATGAAATTCATAACCTTGGCTTAAATGAAGTCGGTCGTATTTTATCTGAAATGGAAAAAGTTAAAGAGCAAGTTGGTTTTAAAGGGAGTTTAAAAGACTTTTTTAACTATGTGCGTGAAAACAAAGAGTTAATGCCATATACTACTCCTAAACAAATCATTGACAATTTTAATGCGATTCATGAAAAAATGAAGCCGCAATTAGAGAAATTATTTGGAAACAAACCAAAAACTGGATTCATAGTTAAACAAACTGAAAAGTTTAGAGAAGCTTCTGCAAGCGCAGAATATAACTCTGGCTCTTTAGATGGAACTAGACCTGGTGTTTTCTATACTCCTATTCCGGATGCAACAAAGTATAATGTATTTTCTGATGAAGCGCTATTTTTACATGAAGCTATTCCAGGGCATCATTATCAAATATCTTTAACACAAGAAAATAAAAACTTACCTGATTTTAGAAAAACTTTATGGTACAGTGCTTATGGTGAAGGTTGGGCACTATATACTGAAAACTTAGGTAAAGAATTAGGTTTATACACTGACCCTTACCAATATTTTGGAATGTTAGGTATGGAAATGCATCGTGCGATTCGTTTAGTTGTTGATACTGGGATGCACGCTAAAGGATGGAGTAGAGAAAAAGCGATTGAGTATTCATTAAATAACGAAGCAGAATCTGAAGCTAGTATTATTTCAGAAATTGAACGCTATATGGCAAATCCTGGCCAAGCCTTATCTTATAAAATTGGGCAATTAAAAATTAGAGAGTTACGTGCTAAAGCTAAAAAAGTACTAGGTGATAAATTTGATATTCGTGAATTTCACAATCAAATTCTAGAAACTGGTTGTATTCCCCTAGCTTTACTTGAAAACAAAATAAATAAATGGATTACTTCTTTAAAGTAA
- a CDS encoding nuclear transport factor 2 family protein — MKNLFAFLFISSISFAQTNTEIHLFDIKEVNGNWIATNAKNISNNDGYDSQPHFYNNNTILFSSNRNGEIDIAKYDVISGSKTFISNTPNGGEYSPQRIPYSKNISAVRLDKNGKQRFYKYDINTGENSELIKDLVIAYPVWLDKNTLISSVIVNDTLELFISNLNTKTNHSITKQVGRSLHKIPNSNSVSFMKKNKDKWEAWSLDPETKETKKITNTGTTEDVCWLPDGTLLIPYQKTIYKFNPKKDKRGSLFYKFKDENINNISRITVNKNGTKLAIVAEVSPRALAQEQLEGYNKRDIEAFLKPYAKNVKVYTYPNKLSYEGIDEMRKRYAPMFEKTKDLHCKITSRIVKGNVVIDEELVTANGNTFKALAIYEIKNGKISIVRFVR, encoded by the coding sequence ATGAAAAATTTATTTGCTTTTTTATTTATATCCTCTATTTCATTTGCACAAACAAACACGGAAATTCATTTATTTGATATAAAGGAAGTAAATGGAAATTGGATTGCTACAAATGCGAAAAACATTTCAAATAATGATGGTTATGATAGTCAACCTCACTTTTACAATAATAATACTATTTTATTTTCTTCTAATAGAAATGGAGAAATTGACATTGCTAAATACGATGTAATTTCTGGTAGTAAAACTTTTATCAGCAATACCCCAAACGGAGGTGAATATTCACCTCAACGAATTCCTTATTCAAAAAACATTTCAGCTGTTAGATTAGACAAAAATGGTAAGCAACGTTTTTATAAGTATGATATTAATACTGGAGAAAACTCAGAATTAATCAAAGATTTAGTAATCGCTTACCCTGTTTGGCTTGATAAAAACACGTTGATTTCATCAGTTATTGTAAATGATACCCTTGAACTTTTTATAAGTAATTTAAATACTAAAACAAATCATTCTATCACAAAACAAGTTGGACGCTCACTTCATAAAATACCAAACTCTAATTCGGTTAGTTTTATGAAAAAAAACAAAGATAAATGGGAAGCTTGGTCATTAGATCCAGAAACAAAAGAAACGAAAAAAATCACAAATACTGGAACTACTGAAGATGTATGCTGGTTACCTGATGGTACACTATTAATACCTTACCAAAAAACTATTTATAAATTCAATCCTAAAAAAGATAAAAGAGGTTCTTTGTTTTATAAATTCAAAGATGAAAATATTAATAACATTTCAAGAATTACAGTAAATAAAAATGGTACAAAACTAGCTATTGTTGCTGAAGTATCACCTAGAGCATTGGCACAAGAACAACTAGAAGGGTATAACAAAAGAGATATTGAAGCTTTTTTAAAACCCTATGCAAAAAACGTTAAGGTATACACATACCCTAATAAACTAAGCTATGAAGGAATAGATGAAATGCGAAAAAGGTATGCTCCAATGTTTGAAAAAACAAAAGACTTACATTGTAAAATAACAAGTAGAATTGTAAAAGGAAATGTAGTTATTGATGAAGAACTAGTTACTGCTAATGGAAATACTTTTAAAGCATTAGCAATTTATGAAATAAAAAATGGCAAGATTAGCATTGTTCGCTTTGTTAGATAA
- a CDS encoding RNA polymerase sigma factor gives MTIKNDQIYINQILKGDANAFAFLVEKYKIMVFTLALKMLKSREEAEEISQDTFIKAYKNIDKFKGDAKFSTWLYKIAYRTCLDSIKKNSKKYQTGTIDEITINKIKSTEGVLDSIERKERAEIINKCLIELPEDERSVIWLFYFEELSLKEIIDITDLSEANVKVKLHRARKRLLTIVEKRVEPELINHYGRK, from the coding sequence ATGACTATTAAAAACGACCAAATCTATATTAATCAAATTCTCAAAGGAGATGCAAATGCTTTTGCTTTTTTAGTAGAAAAGTATAAAATAATGGTATTTACTTTGGCATTAAAAATGCTGAAGAGTAGAGAAGAGGCAGAAGAAATTTCTCAAGATACTTTTATAAAGGCATATAAAAATATAGACAAGTTTAAAGGAGATGCCAAATTTTCAACATGGTTGTATAAGATAGCATATAGAACATGTTTGGATAGTATTAAAAAGAATAGTAAAAAGTATCAAACTGGAACGATTGATGAAATAACAATTAATAAAATAAAATCAACAGAAGGAGTTTTAGATTCAATTGAAAGAAAAGAACGTGCCGAAATTATTAATAAATGTTTGATTGAGCTACCTGAAGATGAACGTTCAGTTATTTGGTTGTTTTATTTTGAAGAATTAAGTTTGAAAGAGATTATAGATATTACTGACTTATCAGAAGCAAATGTGAAGGTTAAATTACATAGAGCAAGAAAAAGGTTATTAACTATAGTAGAAAAAAGAGTTGAACCAGAATTAATAAATCATTATGGGAGAAAATAA
- a CDS encoding DUF6249 domain-containing protein, producing MEAAIVFMFLFAVIFGIFYLFYSTRNKERLALIEKGVDAKIFMQGERKRSTLTGRVIILNLALLAMGIGVGVLLGAILSSSFGYSGSWADRPSNAIDSEVFFISSIFLCAGAALFIGFNLTKKIENE from the coding sequence ATGGAAGCAGCAATAGTATTTATGTTCTTATTCGCAGTAATTTTTGGAATTTTTTATTTATTCTATTCAACAAGAAATAAAGAACGTTTAGCATTAATAGAAAAAGGTGTAGATGCCAAAATTTTTATGCAAGGAGAAAGAAAACGTTCAACCTTAACTGGTAGAGTTATTATTTTAAATTTAGCCTTATTAGCTATGGGAATTGGTGTTGGTGTGCTATTAGGAGCCATTTTAAGCTCTAGTTTTGGTTATAGTGGTTCATGGGCAGATCGCCCAAGTAATGCTATTGATTCAGAAGTATTCTTTATCTCATCAATTTTTCTTTGCGCTGGAGCAGCTTTATTTATTGGATTTAACTTAACTAAAAAAATAGAAAACGAATAA
- a CDS encoding M28 family peptidase, giving the protein MKKIVLILIFLSTTINAQTDSKIYDIINNVSANRIKKDIKTLTEFGTRNTFSDTISNTRGIGAARRWIKAQFETISKNCNNCLTTFYQKDFVTKKGNRRVPHDAWVVNVVAIQKGTKYPNRYIIMSGDIDSRASNTMDFTTDAPGANDNASGMAGTIEVARVLSNYKFESSIVYVGLSGEEQGLFGGAGLAKYAKEKQWDIVGVLNNDMIGNIKGVDGVIDNRSFRIFSEPVPANETERQRRARRFYGGEVDGISRQLARYIYKTTKTYMPEMNPMMIYRLDRFGRGGHHRPFNDLGFAGIRIMEAHENYTQQHQDIRTENGIKYGDTFEHVNFEYAKKLTAVNAITMASLALSPPSPKNVGIGGIVEASVKLQWDKVEGAKGYKIYWRDTTSPTWDHSRYVGNVNRFLLEGIVIDNFLFGIVAVGKNGHESIVSFPSKIFRKW; this is encoded by the coding sequence ATGAAAAAAATAGTACTCATATTAATATTTCTATCAACAACTATTAACGCACAAACTGATTCTAAAATTTACGACATCATTAATAATGTTTCTGCAAATAGAATAAAAAAAGACATAAAAACTCTTACGGAATTTGGAACTAGAAATACTTTTAGTGATACTATTTCAAATACTCGCGGTATTGGAGCTGCTCGTCGTTGGATAAAAGCACAGTTTGAAACTATTTCAAAAAACTGTAATAATTGCTTAACCACTTTTTATCAAAAAGATTTCGTTACTAAAAAAGGGAACAGACGTGTACCGCATGATGCTTGGGTAGTAAATGTTGTAGCTATACAAAAAGGTACAAAGTATCCTAATAGGTATATTATTATGAGTGGAGATATCGATTCACGTGCAAGTAACACAATGGATTTCACTACTGATGCTCCAGGTGCTAATGATAATGCTTCAGGTATGGCTGGAACTATTGAAGTCGCGAGGGTATTATCTAACTATAAATTTGAAAGTAGTATTGTTTATGTAGGTTTATCGGGTGAAGAGCAAGGGCTATTTGGAGGTGCTGGATTAGCTAAATATGCTAAAGAGAAACAATGGGATATTGTAGGTGTTTTAAATAATGATATGATTGGTAATATTAAAGGTGTTGATGGTGTTATTGATAATCGAAGTTTTAGAATATTTTCAGAACCAGTACCTGCAAATGAAACAGAAAGACAACGTAGAGCTAGACGTTTTTATGGTGGCGAAGTAGATGGGATTTCAAGACAATTAGCAAGATATATTTATAAAACTACTAAAACATATATGCCAGAAATGAACCCTATGATGATTTATCGCCTAGATAGATTTGGTAGAGGAGGTCATCACAGACCTTTTAACGATTTAGGCTTTGCTGGAATTAGAATTATGGAGGCTCATGAAAACTATACGCAACAACATCAAGATATAAGAACTGAAAACGGAATTAAATATGGTGATACTTTTGAACATGTTAATTTTGAGTATGCTAAAAAACTAACAGCTGTAAATGCAATTACTATGGCTAGTTTGGCCTTGTCTCCTCCTAGTCCAAAAAATGTAGGAATTGGTGGTATTGTAGAAGCCTCAGTAAAATTACAATGGGATAAAGTAGAAGGAGCTAAAGGTTATAAAATTTATTGGAGAGACACTACTTCACCTACTTGGGATCATAGTAGGTATGTAGGTAATGTTAATCGGTTTTTATTAGAAGGGATTGTTATTGATAATTTTTTATTTGGAATTGTAGCAGTTGGTAAAAATGGACATGAAAGTATTGTTTCATTTCCTTCAAAGATTTTTAGAAAATGGTAG